One part of the Sarcophilus harrisii chromosome 5, mSarHar1.11, whole genome shotgun sequence genome encodes these proteins:
- the TCF20 gene encoding transcription factor 20 isoform X1: protein MQSFREQSSYHGNQQSYPQEVHASSRLEEFSPRQQAQMFQNFAGGGGGGGGGSGGGGGGGRRGAAAAAAMAGEGSGHQSYQGFRKEAGEFYYMASNKDPVTPGNQQPTQRRPSGPVQSYGPPQGSSFGSQYGGEGHVGQFQTQHSALGGVSHYQQDYSGPFSPGSTQYQQQASSQQQQQVQQLRQQLYQSHQPLPQASGQPASSSSHLQPMQRPAALPSSSAGYQLRVGQFGQHYQTSAAASSSSFPSPQRFSQSGQNYDSSYSVNTGSQYEGHTVGSGAQAYGTQSNYNYQTPSMKNFEQSKLPQGGQQQQPQQQQQQPPHPTPQHTMPYGNTAPKLSMQSQVGQYSQPEVPVRSPMQFHQNFSPISNPSPAASVVQSPSCSSTPSPLMQSGENLQCGQANMSMGSRNRILQMMPQLSPTPSMMPSPNSHTAGFKGFGVEGMPEKRLTDPGLSSLSALSSQVANLPNTVQHMLLSDALAPQKKNSKRSSSSSKKADSCTNSEGSSQPEEQLKSPLAESLDGGCSSSSEDPGERVRQLSGQSTSSDTTYKGGPSEKANPSPPQASQSDPPKLSASPTGRDDATSPDEKETLLSADANPKVNEKPIGVIVSREAMSGRGDKAGSQEKGSQEEDPAVPQPPPSTGGAKDAGHGPLPQPEPQAGNKGPKSGDSSTNHNGEGNGQTGHALSSGFPNRTEPSKSPGSLRYSYKDSLGSAMQRNAGGFPQYPSGQDKGDFGGHGERKGRNEKFPSLLQEVLQGYHHHPDRRYSRNAQDHQGMAGGLEGAMRPNVLISQTNELASRGLLNKSIGSLLENPHWGPWERKASSSTPDMKQINLADYPIPRKFEMESPSSAHEPGGSLSERRSVICDISPLRQLVRDPGAHNLGHMGADARMGRNERLNPSLSQSVILPGGLVSMETKMKSQSGQIKEEDFEQSKSQGSLNSKKSGDHCHPTGIKHESYRGNASPGAATHDTLSEYGSQQDSRPSPMRRVPGRMGGREGMRGRSPSQYHDLAEKLKMSPGRSRGPGGDPHHMNPHMAFERANRSSLHAPFSPNSESLPSAYHPNTRPHAYGDPTPGLNSQLHYKRQLYQQPEDYKEWGSSSAQGVIAAAQHRPEGPRKSPRQQQFLDRVRSPLKNDKDGMMYGPPPYHDPGNQESGRCLMANDGIPSNKGLDLKHGSQKLQQESCWDLSRQTSPAKSGGPPGMANQKRYGPPHEADGHGLAEAAPSSKPGNVMLRLPGQEDQSPQNPLIMRRRVRSFISPIPSKRQSQDGKSGSTDDKGRLLSVSKEGADKAFNSYAHMSHNQDVKSLPKREASKDLSSPDNRGCPAVSLTSPTKTKILPPRKGRGLKLEAIVQKITSPNIRRSAPSSSAEAGGDAVTLDDILALKSGPPEGGTPAGHEADVDKRKGEGMTPELGGPVSQDLNSEAPLPRTSEDWRSSGEDKIKKETLPDLGTAGKDASGALATPASQKPVGSQGRPDGSLAGSGPLGFPDPQSGVSPAGILTPEPNTKSEEKEGETVTVSPKQECFPPKGYFPSGKKKGRPIGSVNKQKKQQPPPPPPPPTQATEGSGDGEPKPKKQRQRRERRKPGAQPRKRKTKQAVPIVEPQEPEIKLKYATQPLDKSDAKNKSFFPYIHVVNKCEIGAVCTIINAEEEEQSKLVKGRKGQRALTPPPSSAESKVLPSSSFVLQGPVVTESSVLGHLVCCLCGKWASYRNMGDLFGPFYPQDYVATLPKNPPPKRATEMQNKVKVRHKSASNGCPKTDTEEEEEEEEEEPQPQLQPQQPPPPPQPKEQKEQRSLAAHPRFKRRHRSEDCSGAPRSLSRGIPCKKATTEGGSGGNGGGSGGGSSSSSSSSSSSSSSSEKPPSDSKPAGPTLEGAGPELELHIPELPLDSNELWVHEGCVLWANGIYLVCGRLYGLQEALEIAREMKCSHCQEPGATLGCYNKGCSFRYHYPCAIDADCLLNEENFSVRCPKHKPPLPCSLPPLQNKTVKGSLSTEQSERG from the coding sequence ATGCAGTCCTTTCGGGAGCAAAGCAGTTACCACGGAAACCAGCAGAGCTACCCCCAGGAGGTGCACGCTTCATCCCGGCTGGAAGAGTTCAGCCCCCGGCAGCAGGCCCAGATGTTCCAGAACTTtgcagggggaggaggagggggtgggggtggcagTGGCGGTGGCGGAGGCGGCGGGCGTCGCggggcggcggcggcagcggcgatGGCCGGTGAGGGCTCTGGGCATCAGAGCTACCAGGGCTTCAGGAAAGAAGCTGGAGAATTTTATTATATGGCTTCCAACAAAGACCCTGTGACTCCAGGCAACCAGCAGCCCACCCAGCGCAGACCCTCGGGGCCAGTACAGAGCTACGGACCGCCTCAAGGGAGCAGCTTCGGGAGCCAGTACGGGGGCGAGGGGCACGTGGGCCAGTTCCAGACTCAGCACTCGGCCCTTGGGGGGGTGTCTCATTATCAGCAGGACTACAGCGGGCCCTTCTCTCCCGGGAGCACTCAGTACCAGCAGCAGGCCTCcagtcagcagcagcagcaagtgCAGCAGCTGAGGCAGCAGCTCTATCAGTCCCATCAGCCTCTGCCCCAGGCGTCGGGCCAGCCGGCCTCCAGCTCTTCCCACCTGCAGCCCATGCAGCGGCCGGCCGCCCTGCCCTCCTCCAGTGCCGGCTACCAGCTCCGGGTGGGGCAGTTTGGCCAACACTACCAGACCTCCGCGGccgcttcctcctcctccttcccctcccctcagcGCTTTAGCCAGTCAGGACAGAATTACGACAGCAGCTACAGCGTGAACACCGGCTCCCAATATGAAGGGCACACGGTGGGCTCTGGTGCCCAGGCTTATGGGACACAATCAAACTATAATTACCAGACTCCCTCCATGAAAAATTTTGAGCAGTCAAAGCTTCCCCAAGGAGGGCAGCAGCAAcagccgcagcagcagcagcagcagccgccgcACCCTACACCCCAACATACGATGCCCTACGGAAACACTGCCCCCAAACTCTCCATGCAGAGCCAAGTGGGGCAGTACAGCCAGCCCGAAGTTCCGGTGAGGTCGCCCATGCAGTTCCACCAGAACTTCAGCCCCATCTCCAACCCGTCTCCCGCCGCCTCTGTGGTTCAGTCTCCCAGCTGCAGTTCCACCCCTTCTCCTCTCATGCAGAGCGGGGAGAACCTCCAATGTGGGCAGGCCAACATGAGCATGGGCTCCAGAAACCGCATTCTGCAAATGATGCCTCAGCTCAGCCCCACGCCCTCCATGATGCCCAGCCCCAACTCTCACACAGCGGGCTTCAAGGGCTTTGGGGTGGAAGGAATGCCCGAAAAACGGCTCACAGACCCGGGGCTGAGCAGCCTGAGCGCCCTGAGCAGCCAAGTGGCCAACCTGCCCAACACGGTCCAGCACATGCTCCTGTCGGATGCCCTGGCACCCCAGAAGAAGAACTCCAAGAGGTCATCGTCGTCCTCCAAGAAAGCCGACAGCTGTACCAACTCAGAAGGCTCCTCTCAACCCGAGGAGCAGCTCAAGTCCCCCCTGGCCGAGTCGCTGGACGGAGGCTGCTCCAGTAGCTCGGAGGATCCCGGGGAGAGGGTGAGGCAGCTGAGTGGCCAGAGCACCAGCTCGGACACAACCTACAAGGGTGGCCCCTCAGAAAAAGCCAACCCCTCCCCGCCCCAGGCCTCCCAGAGCGACCCCCCCAAACTCAGTGCCAGCCCCACGGGGAGGGACGACGCCACCTCGCCAGATGAGAAAGAAACTTTGTTGTCCGCGGACGCCAACCCGAAAGTTAACGAGAAGCCAATAGGGGTGATCGTCTCCCGGGAAGCTATGTCAGGGCGAGGGGACAAGGCAGGCAGCCAGGAGAAGGGCTCGCAGGAGGAAGATCCCGCCGtcccccagcccccaccaagTACCGGTGGGGCAAAGGACGCTGGCCACGGGCCCCTGCCCCAGCCAGAGCCCCAGGCGGGGAACAAAGGCCCCAAGAGCGGCGACAGCAGCACCAACCACAACGGAGAAGGGAATGGCCAGACGGGACACGCTCTCAGCTCGGGTTTCCCCAACAGGACGGAACCCAGCAAGTCTCCGGGAAGCTTGCGGTACAGCTACAAAGACAGCTTGGGGTCTGCCATGCAGAGAAATGCCGGCGGCTTTCCTCAGTACCCTTCGGGACAGGACAAAGGGGATTTTGGCGGCCACGGCGAACGAAAGGGTCGCAATGAGAAGTTTCCCAGCCTCCTGCAAGAAGTCCTCCAGGGTTACCACCACCACCCTGATAGGCGGTATTCCAGGAATGCTCAGGACCATCAAGGAATGGCTGGAGGCTTGGAAGGAGCCATGAGGCCCAATGTCTTGATCAGCCAGACAAACGAATTAGCGAGCAGGGGCCTCCTCAATAAAAGCATAGGCTCCCTCCTGGAGAACCCCCACTGGGGCCCCTGGGAGAGGAAAGCAAGCAGCTCCACTCCCGATATGAAGCAGATCAACCTGGCTGACTATCCCATCCCCAGGAAGTTTGAAATGGAATCTCCGTCATCAGCCCACGAGCCCGGGGGAAGCCTTTCGGAACGGAGGTCGGTGATCTGTGACATCTCACCCTTACGGCAGCTGGTCCGGGACCCCGGCGCCCACAACCTGGGACACATGGGTGCCGATGCCAGGATGGGCAGGAACGAGCGCCTCAATCCAAGTTTGAGCCAGTCGGTCATTCTTCCGGGTGGTCTGGTGTCCATGGAAACCAAAATGAAATCCCAGAGCGGGCAGATAAAAGAGGAAGACTTCGAACAGTCTAAATCCCAAGGCAGCCTCAACAGCAAGAAGTCTGGTGACCACTGCCATCCCACCGGCATCAAGCACGAATCCTACCGCGGCAACGCCAGTCCGGGCGCTGCCACCCACGACACGCTCTCGGAGTACGGCTCCCAGCAGGACAGCAGGCCCAGCCCGATGAGACGAGTGCCTGGAAGAATGGGAGGCAGGGAGGGCATGAGGGGCCGCTCGCCTTCTCAGTACCACGACCTGGCGGAGAAACTGAAGATGTCTCCTGGACGCAGCCGCGGCCCCGGGGGCGATCCTCATCACATGAACCCACACATGGCGTTTGAGAGGGCCAACAGGAGCTCTTTGCATGCTCCCTTCTCCCCAAACTCTGAAAGTCTGCCTTCCGCCTATCACCCCAATACGAGACCTCACGCTTATGGGGACCCTACCCCGGGCTTGAACTCTCAGCTCCATTACAAAAGGCAGCTGTATCAGCAGCCGGAGGACTACAAAGAGTGGGGCAGCAGCTCCGCTCAGGGCGTCATCGCCGCAGCTCAGCACAGACCCGAGGGCCCACGCAAGAGCCCGCGGCAGCAACAGTTTCTCGACAGAGTCAGAAGCCCTTTGAAAAACGACAAGGACGGCATGATGTACGGTCCGCCCCCTTACCATGATCCCGGGAATCAGGAGTCCGGCCGATGCCTCATGGCAAACGACGGCATCCCTTCCAATAAGGGCCTTGACCTGAAGCACGGATCCCAGAAGCTGCAGCAGGAGTCCTGTTGGGACCTCTCCCGGCAGACCTCGCCAGCCAAGAGCGGCGGCCCCCCGGGCATGGCCAACCAAAAGCGCTACGGCCCTCCCCACGAGGCGGACGGGCACGGGCTGGCCGAGGCCGCACCGTCATCCAAACCCGGCAACGTGATGCTGAGGCTCCCGGGGCAGGAGGATCAGTCCCCCCAAAACCCTTTAATTATGCGGCGACGGGTTCGCTCCTTCATCTCTCCCATCCCCAGCAAGAGGCAGTCCCAGGACGGGAAGAGCGGTAGCACCGATGACAAGGGCCGACTGCTCTCTGTCTCGAAAGAAGGAGCCGATAAAGCCTTCAACTCCTACGCTCACATGTCTCACAACCAGGATGTGAAATCTCTCCCCAAAAGAGAGGCTTCCAAGGATCTCTCGAGCCCCGACAACAGGGGCTGCCCTGCTGTCAGCCTCACGAGCCCAACCAAGACCAAGATACTTCCGCCCCGCAAGGGCCGGGGGTTGAAACTGGAAGCTATCGTTCAGAAGATCACCTCCCCCAACATCAGGAGGAGCGCTCCCTCCAGCAGCGCCGAGGCCGGAGGAGACGCGGTCACCCTGGACGACATCTTGGCTCTGAAGAGTGGCCCGCCAGAAGGCGGGACCCCCGCAGGCCATGAAGCTGACGTGgataaaaggaagggagaggggatgACACCTGAACTGGGTGGCCCGGTGAGCCAGGATCTGAACAGTGAAGCCCCTCTCCCTCGCACCTCTGAAGACTGGCGGAGTAGCGGGGAAGACAAAATCAAGAAGGAGACCCTTCCAGACCTCGGGACTGCTGGAAAAGATGCCTCTGGGGCTCTGGCCACCCCGGCCTCCCAGAAGCCTGTCGGGAGCCAAGGAAGACCAGATGGGTCTTTGGCGGGAAGTGGACCTTTAGGCTTCCCTGACCCCCAAAGTGGGGTCTCACCCGCGGGCATCTTGACCCCTGAGCCAAATACCAAGtctgaagaaaaagagggagaaacagTCACTGTTTCGCCTAAGCAAGAGTGTTTCCCCCCAAAAGGCTATTTCCcatcaggaaagaaaaaggggagaccCATCGGAAGtgtgaataaacaaaagaaacagcagcccccacccccgcccccacccccaacaCAGGCCACAGAAGGTTCTGGAGACGGCGAGCCCAAACCCAAAAAACAGAGGCAgcggagggagaggaggaagccGGGGGCTCAGCCCAGAAAACGGAAAACCAAGCAGGCAGTTCCCATCGTCGAACCCCAGGAGCCGGAGATCAAATTAAAGTACGCCACCCAGCCGCTGGATAAAAGCGACGCCAAGAACAAGTCCTTTTTCCCTTACATTCACGTGGTGAACAAGTGTGAGATCGGGGCCGTTTGCACAATCATCAACGCCGAGGAGGAGGAGCAGAGCAAGCTGGTGAAAGGGCGCAAGGGCCAGCGCGCGCTGACCCCGCCGCCCAGCAGCGCCGAAAGCAAGGTGCTGCCCTCGTCCTCCTTTGTCCTTCAGGGCCCCGTCGTGACCGAGTCCTCAGTCTTGGGACACCTGGTCTGCTGCCTCTGTGGCAAGTGGGCCAGCTACCGGAACATGGGCGACCTCTTCGGTCCCTTCTACCCGCAGGATTATGTGGCCACTCTCCCCAAGAATCCGCCTCCCAAGAGAGCCACGGAAATGCAGAACAAAGTGAAGGTACGGCACAAAAGCGCTTCCAACGGCTGCCCCAAGACCGAcacagaggaggaggaagaagaggaggaggaggagccacAGCCGCAGCTGCAGCCGCAGCAACCGCCGCCTCCCCCACAGCCAAAGGAGCAGAAGGAGCAGCGGAGCCTGGCCGCCCACCCCAGGTTTAAGAGACGACACCGCTCGGAGGACTGCAGTGGCGCCCCTCGCTCCCTTTCCCGGGGGATCCCTTGTAAAAAGGCCACCACAGAGGGCGGCAGTGGAGGCAATGgtggcggcagcggcggcggcagcagcagcagcagcagcagcagtagcagcagcagcagcagcagcgaaAAGCCTCCTTCGGACTCAAAGCCCGCGGGGCCCACGTTGGAAGGCGCAGGCCCCGAGCTGGAGCTACACATTCCCGAGCTACCTCTAGACAGTAATGAACTTTGGGTCCATGAGGGCTGTGTTCTCTGGGCCAACGGCATCTACCTGGTCTGTGGCAGGCTCTACGGGCTGCAGGAAGCCTTGGAAATAGCCAGAGAAATG